One Brachyspira suanatina DNA segment encodes these proteins:
- a CDS encoding NAD(P)-dependent oxidoreductase, whose translation MDSESFPEIFKPLAKSMSKAFDILKNNKDILWTYVSPSADFQADGEKIGEYSIGNDQLLVNSKGESSISYADYAMAFVDEIQNKKYLNQRITFCSK comes from the coding sequence ATGGACAGCGAAAGTTTTCCAGAAATATTTAAACCTCTTGCAAAAAGTATGTCAAAAGCATTTGATATCTTAAAAAATAATAAAGATATTTTATGGACTTATGTATCACCTTCTGCAGATTTTCAGGCTGATGGAGAGAAAATAGGAGAATATAGTATAGGTAATGATCAATTATTAGTTAATTCTAAAGGTGAAAGTTCTATAAGTTATGCCGATTATGCAATGGCTTTTGTTGATGAAATACAGAATAAAAAATATTTAAATCAAAGAATAACATTCTGTTCAAAATAA
- a CDS encoding NAD(P)H-binding protein encodes MKSAIISANGKAGKLIMNEALERGLDVTAIVRDKTKINNSKVKVIEKDLFDLTKDDLKEFDTVVSAFGVWNEKELDKHSLVMKHLYKILANTNIRLMIVGGAGSLYIDSKKTINGQRKFSRNI; translated from the coding sequence ATGAAAAGCGCAATAATATCAGCAAATGGAAAAGCTGGAAAATTAATTATGAATGAGGCATTAGAAAGAGGACTAGATGTTACAGCTATAGTAAGAGATAAAACAAAAATAAATAATTCAAAAGTAAAAGTTATAGAAAAAGATTTATTTGATTTGACAAAAGATGATTTAAAAGAATTTGATACTGTAGTAAGTGCATTCGGAGTATGGAACGAAAAAGAACTTGATAAGCATTCATTAGTTATGAAGCATTTATACAAAATACTTGCAAATACAAATATCAGATTGATGATAGTAGGAGGTGCAGGAAGTTTATATATAGATAGCAAAAAAACAATTAATGGACAGCGAAAGTTTTCCAGAAATATTTAA
- a CDS encoding Rrf2 family transcriptional regulator, with amino-acid sequence MKISSRFTIAVHTLLCILEFKDEKITSNLISDSVNVNPVIIRNILIQLQKADLITVKRGTGGISLNRKIENINLLDIFNAVESLDNNKLFGFHENPNKKCPVGSRINDILQPKLDDVQHAMEKELKKTTLKDIYKSFKN; translated from the coding sequence ATGAAAATTAGTTCAAGGTTTACAATAGCAGTTCATACATTGCTTTGCATATTAGAATTTAAAGATGAGAAAATTACATCGAATCTTATATCAGATAGTGTAAATGTTAATCCTGTAATAATAAGAAATATTTTAATACAGCTCCAAAAGGCAGATCTTATTACTGTTAAGAGAGGAACCGGTGGAATTTCATTAAATAGAAAAATAGAAAATATAAATTTACTTGATATATTCAATGCAGTAGAAAGTTTAGATAATAATAAACTTTTTGGCTTTCATGAAAATCCGAATAAAAAATGCCCTGTTGGAAGCAGAATAAATGATATACTTCAGCCTAAACTAGATGATGTGCAGCATGCTATGGAAAAGGAGCTTAAAAAAACTACATTGAAAGATATCTATAAAAGTTTTAAAAATTAG
- a CDS encoding AbgT family transporter: MEKENVKENVNGKFEHFLKAVEFLGNKLPDITILFLIAFFIMVILSWILSHFTFNYFHPTTGEQIKIINMLAPNELAKFITKMISNFVSFPPLGITLVGTLGIGVANGSGFIRMIIIKISSVIPEKAVTPAVMFISILSHISSDSAYVILMPVAAMMFFSFGKHPLAGIAASFAGLAGGHSASYTPSIIDPIMQGFTQNAARMIDPTYTVNVLCNYFLSFSSTFAVILVGWFVTDRIVEPFLWRTMPIDKDATIENTDISLVTKEENKAFNVAILVFISMIILLIALLVPKNSLLRAPDGQLTTPDAPIMQAIVPVIFLFLVIPGFVYGKLTNKFKTSRDFSGAMADSIKNLASFLTFAFFCSQFLYMFGTSNVGTLMAIAGAEFLKSLNMPPQITIAGIILLTGVLDILISSASSKWAIMAPVLVPMLMAVGISPELTQASYRVSDSAMNIVTPMFSFYPLIISYCQKYCKKTGVGTLSSMMIPYSIGIFIALLIMLYGFWALNIPIGFNSGYVYPPVH; the protein is encoded by the coding sequence ATGGAGAAAGAAAACGTTAAAGAAAATGTGAATGGTAAATTTGAACATTTTTTAAAAGCAGTTGAATTTTTAGGGAATAAACTTCCTGATATAACAATTTTGTTTTTGATAGCATTTTTTATAATGGTTATATTGTCATGGATATTATCTCATTTCACATTTAATTATTTTCATCCTACTACAGGAGAGCAGATAAAAATTATAAATATGCTTGCTCCTAATGAATTGGCGAAGTTTATAACTAAAATGATAAGTAATTTTGTAAGTTTCCCTCCTTTAGGAATAACACTTGTAGGAACATTGGGAATAGGTGTAGCTAATGGAAGCGGATTCATTAGAATGATTATAATTAAAATATCAAGCGTGATACCAGAAAAAGCTGTAACTCCGGCTGTTATGTTTATATCTATATTAAGCCATATAAGTTCAGATTCTGCTTATGTTATATTAATGCCTGTAGCTGCCATGATGTTTTTTTCTTTCGGTAAGCATCCATTAGCAGGAATTGCTGCTTCATTTGCAGGACTTGCCGGAGGACATTCTGCAAGCTATACTCCTTCAATAATAGATCCTATAATGCAGGGATTCACTCAAAATGCAGCAAGAATGATAGATCCTACTTACACAGTTAATGTTTTATGTAATTATTTTTTAAGTTTCTCATCAACATTTGCTGTAATTTTAGTGGGATGGTTTGTAACTGATAGAATAGTAGAGCCTTTTTTATGGAGGACTATGCCTATTGATAAAGATGCTACTATAGAAAACACTGATATATCTTTGGTAACTAAAGAAGAAAATAAAGCTTTCAATGTTGCTATATTAGTTTTTATATCTATGATTATTCTTTTAATAGCTTTACTTGTACCTAAAAACTCTTTATTGAGAGCTCCGGACGGACAATTAACTACACCTGATGCTCCTATTATGCAGGCAATAGTTCCAGTGATATTTTTATTTTTGGTAATACCTGGATTTGTATACGGAAAATTAACTAATAAATTTAAAACATCAAGAGATTTTAGTGGTGCTATGGCTGATAGTATAAAAAATCTGGCATCATTTTTAACTTTTGCTTTTTTCTGTTCTCAGTTTTTATATATGTTTGGAACTTCAAATGTAGGTACATTAATGGCTATAGCAGGAGCTGAGTTTTTGAAATCTTTGAATATGCCTCCTCAAATAACAATTGCAGGTATTATTTTGCTTACAGGAGTATTAGATATATTAATAAGTTCTGCTTCATCTAAATGGGCTATAATGGCTCCGGTTCTTGTACCTATGCTTATGGCTGTAGGTATATCTCCTGAATTGACTCAAGCATCATATAGAGTAAGCGATTCTGCTATGAATATTGTAACTCCTATGTTTTCATTTTATCCTTTGATTATTTCTTACTGTCAAAAATATTGTAAGAAAACTGGAGTTGGTACATTATCTTCAATGATGATACCTTATAGTATAGGAATATTTATAGCATTGCTTATAATGCTTTATGGTTTCTGGGCATTGAATATACCTATAGGATTTAACAGCGGATATGTTTATCCTCCTGTTCATTAA
- the pepT gene encoding peptidase T: protein MISDEDIKKFQIDSFFKYVKITSQSKRGSNTIPSSEGQMKLAGILADDLKTLGLKNIVLNDNAIVTALLPKNKDNVHSIGFVAHLDTVDIGLDGNVNPQILNFKGDDFYLNKEKNIIFKVSEHNEINNYIGEDIIFSDGTSVLGADNKAAIATIMSALKYIIENNIEHGDIYIAFVPDEEIGLLGSKELDLNVFKPDFAYTIDSCEIGEIVYETFNAATAIINIEGVTAHPMSAKNVLVNPILIAIDIANEFDRKETPECTEKKEGYIWVQGISGNQRNASLRLSIRDHNKTLYENKKSKVRESVEKYRKLNPRANIELNLQDVYSNISDSIKDDRFAIDVMYEAMKNLNIEPKTLSMRGGTDGSVLSSKGLLTPNYFTGAHNFHSIYEFLPISSFYKSLQTTIEIIKIISSK, encoded by the coding sequence ATGATTAGTGATGAAGATATTAAAAAATTTCAAATAGATAGTTTTTTTAAATATGTAAAAATAACAAGTCAGAGCAAACGAGGTTCAAACACTATACCAAGTTCTGAAGGTCAGATGAAACTTGCAGGTATTCTTGCTGATGATTTAAAAACTTTAGGTTTAAAAAATATTGTATTGAATGATAATGCTATAGTTACAGCATTGCTTCCTAAAAATAAAGATAATGTACATTCTATTGGATTTGTAGCACATCTTGATACTGTTGATATAGGACTTGACGGAAATGTTAATCCTCAGATATTAAATTTCAAAGGTGATGATTTTTATTTAAACAAAGAAAAGAATATAATATTTAAAGTATCAGAACATAATGAAATAAATAATTATATAGGTGAGGATATTATATTTTCAGATGGAACTAGCGTACTCGGTGCAGATAATAAAGCGGCAATAGCTACTATTATGTCGGCATTAAAATATATCATAGAAAATAATATAGAACATGGCGATATATACATAGCATTTGTACCCGATGAGGAGATTGGACTTTTAGGTTCTAAGGAATTGGATTTGAATGTGTTTAAACCTGATTTTGCATACACAATAGATTCATGCGAAATAGGGGAGATTGTCTACGAAACATTCAATGCTGCTACTGCCATTATCAATATAGAAGGTGTAACTGCTCATCCTATGAGTGCTAAAAATGTATTGGTTAATCCCATATTAATAGCAATAGATATAGCCAATGAATTTGATAGAAAAGAAACTCCGGAATGTACAGAAAAAAAGGAAGGTTATATTTGGGTGCAGGGTATAAGCGGTAATCAAAGAAATGCATCTTTAAGATTGAGCATAAGAGATCATAATAAGACTCTTTATGAAAATAAAAAATCAAAAGTAAGAGAATCCGTTGAAAAATATAGAAAGTTAAATCCTAGAGCTAATATAGAATTGAATCTTCAAGATGTGTACAGCAATATATCAGACTCTATAAAAGATGATAGATTTGCAATAGATGTTATGTATGAGGCTATGAAAAATCTTAATATAGAGCCTAAAACTTTATCTATGAGAGGCGGTACTGATGGTTCTGTTTTATCATCGAAAGGACTTCTTACTCCTAATTATTTTACAGGTGCTCATAATTTTCATTCTATATATGAGTTTCTGCCTATATCTTCATTTTATAAGAGTTTACAAACTACCATTGAAATAATAAAAATCATATCTTCTAAATGA
- a CDS encoding MATE family efflux transporter: MQLNNKVLKENSSKKIFINYAILSMIGMITESSAVFIDGLFVANFISSEAFSAIGIVWPITALSFALYVMLTLGSIAIAGKCMGENNMRRASLIFTQTLITVLTLTTPVLILIYIFRETLLPLFGAHGNIYNFSLEYINGVIVAVFFWGMAYVFSQFIRLNGSPKFASLMFITSSLTNIILDAIFIAVLKLGISGAAWATAFSYIIAFVIGLSYFFNPKCKIKIIKVYGGWNYIFKAILNGFSEFLSNISSGIIPWLFNITAYKILGNNGILIYSAANYIITFFIMIASDVGEILSSLISVSYGAKNKNKMKDFLKMGMIFVSSLSISASIILLINPSILVNALLKNIDSKTAEDAMFFVRASIPIFICVGINILMSAYYTSIQKAGASALIAALRTLILPVLLVLTLPNIFGFLGLVLVLPISEIITLIVSVALYKNRSIDILIRN; this comes from the coding sequence ATGCAGCTTAATAATAAAGTTTTAAAAGAAAACTCTAGTAAAAAAATATTTATAAATTATGCAATTCTAAGTATGATCGGAATGATCACAGAAAGTTCAGCAGTATTTATAGACGGTTTATTCGTAGCGAATTTCATATCATCAGAAGCTTTTTCTGCAATAGGTATTGTTTGGCCAATAACAGCTTTATCATTTGCATTATACGTTATGCTTACATTAGGCTCTATTGCTATAGCGGGAAAATGCATGGGTGAAAATAATATGAGGCGTGCTAGTTTAATATTTACTCAAACTTTAATAACTGTTTTAACTTTAACTACTCCAGTACTTATATTAATTTATATATTTAGAGAAACATTGCTTCCATTATTCGGGGCACATGGAAACATATATAATTTTTCATTAGAATATATTAATGGTGTTATTGTAGCAGTATTCTTTTGGGGAATGGCTTATGTATTCAGTCAATTTATAAGGCTAAATGGTTCTCCAAAGTTTGCCTCATTAATGTTTATAACTTCATCTTTAACAAATATAATATTAGATGCTATATTTATAGCGGTATTAAAATTAGGCATTTCAGGTGCTGCTTGGGCTACAGCTTTTTCATATATTATTGCATTTGTAATAGGTCTTTCATATTTCTTTAATCCTAAATGCAAAATAAAAATCATAAAAGTATATGGAGGCTGGAATTATATATTCAAAGCTATATTAAATGGTTTTTCAGAATTTCTAAGTAATATTTCTTCTGGTATAATACCTTGGCTATTTAATATAACAGCATACAAAATATTAGGAAACAATGGAATACTTATTTATTCTGCCGCAAATTATATAATTACATTTTTCATAATGATTGCAAGCGATGTAGGAGAAATTTTATCATCTTTAATCAGTGTTTCTTACGGGGCTAAAAATAAAAACAAAATGAAAGATTTTCTAAAAATGGGAATGATATTTGTTTCATCATTATCAATATCAGCTTCTATAATATTGCTTATAAATCCAAGTATATTAGTTAATGCTTTATTAAAAAATATTGATTCAAAAACTGCTGAAGATGCTATGTTTTTTGTAAGGGCATCTATACCAATATTTATATGCGTTGGTATAAATATATTAATGAGTGCATATTATACTTCTATTCAAAAAGCTGGAGCATCTGCTTTGATTGCCGCTTTAAGAACATTAATTTTACCTGTTTTACTAGTATTAACATTACCAAATATATTCGGATTTTTAGGTCTTGTTTTGGTTCTTCCTATAAGCGAGATTATAACATTAATTGTATCAGTAGCTTTATACAAAAATAGAAGCATTGATATTTTAATCAGAAATTAA
- a CDS encoding type II toxin-antitoxin system RelB/DinJ family antitoxin: MSEITIKIDDKLKNEADKLFNDLGLDFNTAINIFLRTSINTQSIPFKIEKTKQLDINNNEEDNFYNEENIKFLKEGYLELKSGLGHKRELLNE; the protein is encoded by the coding sequence ATGTCGGAAATAACTATTAAAATTGATGATAAATTAAAAAATGAAGCTGATAAACTTTTTAATGATCTTGGCTTGGATTTTAATACAGCTATTAATATATTTTTGAGAACCTCTATAAATACTCAATCTATTCCTTTTAAAATAGAAAAAACTAAACAGTTAGATATAAATAATAATGAAGAAGATAATTTCTACAATGAAGAAAATATAAAATTTTTAAAAGAAGGATATTTGGAATTAAAATCTGGATTAGGACATAAAAGAGAGTTATTAAATGAATAA
- a CDS encoding Txe/YoeB family addiction module toxin — protein sequence MNKIFYDKAWEDYLYFQKNDKKILQKINDLIKDIERNGLLIGIGKPERLKGELNGLYSRRINHEHRLVYYIEDNNLFIVGCKTHYKNN from the coding sequence ATGAATAAAATTTTTTATGATAAAGCTTGGGAAGATTATCTTTATTTTCAAAAGAATGACAAAAAAATATTACAGAAAATTAATGATCTTATAAAGGATATAGAAAGAAATGGCTTATTAATTGGTATAGGAAAACCAGAAAGATTAAAAGGTGAATTAAACGGATTGTATTCAAGACGGATAAATCATGAGCATAGATTAGTATATTATATTGAAGATAATAATTTATTTATAGTTGGATGTAAAACACATTATAAAAATAATTAA
- a CDS encoding FRG domain-containing protein → MCKEINDIKEYLDYIEEFQNKFEYKDKKLVWYRGHADKEWELIPSIQRAKFNNDKEYLDNEELFRKEREFVNTFMSKAVMLDHKKPNINDYASWLTLMQHYGMPTRLLDWTESPLVALYFAISYRKEEKKDAIIFLLNPYELNKNQQLEDYTDSNGRKLQNDFVYNMYHNTIYTMVYSAFKRWELSSNISIRTPEDYKFNYRYCKLYDKIAACYPTHYDGRVYNQYSAFTVHNTMKKLENINNELINNDSKGFLDKIIIPSSKKKILLNDLKIMGITDSYIFPDFQHLSNNILDDKGIDR, encoded by the coding sequence ATGTGTAAAGAAATAAATGATATAAAAGAATATTTAGATTATATTGAAGAGTTTCAAAATAAATTTGAGTATAAAGATAAAAAATTAGTTTGGTATAGAGGACATGCTGATAAAGAATGGGAATTAATACCAAGTATACAAAGAGCTAAATTTAACAATGATAAAGAATACTTAGATAATGAAGAACTATTTCGTAAAGAAAGGGAATTTGTAAATACTTTTATGTCTAAGGCTGTTATGCTAGACCATAAAAAACCAAATATAAATGATTATGCATCTTGGTTAACTCTTATGCAGCATTATGGCATGCCTACTAGATTATTAGATTGGACAGAATCTCCATTAGTGGCATTATATTTTGCAATTTCATACAGAAAAGAAGAGAAAAAAGATGCTATTATATTTTTACTAAATCCTTATGAATTGAATAAAAATCAACAACTAGAAGATTATACAGATTCAAATGGCAGAAAACTTCAAAATGATTTTGTTTACAATATGTATCATAATACTATATATACAATGGTTTATTCAGCTTTTAAAAGATGGGAATTGAGTTCCAATATAAGTATAAGGACTCCTGAAGATTATAAATTTAATTATCGTTACTGTAAATTATATGATAAAATAGCAGCATGTTATCCTACTCATTATGATGGCAGAGTATACAATCAATATTCAGCATTTACAGTTCATAATACTATGAAGAAATTAGAAAATATTAATAATGAATTAATTAATAATGATAGTAAAGGCTTTTTAGATAAAATTATAATACCATCAAGTAAAAAGAAAATATTGCTTAATGATTTGAAAATAATGGGTATCACAGATAGTTATATATTTCCTGATTTTCAGCATTTATCTAACAATATTCTTGATGATAAAGGAATTGACAGATAG
- a CDS encoding valine--tRNA ligase yields MKHTLEGSYTPKNIEDKLYNFWKENGFFHAVMDKNKEPYSIVIPPPNVTGVLHMGHGLNNTLQDILIRFHRMLGKCTLWMPGTDHAGIATQNVVERRLKAEGKNKHDLGREAFVKKTWEVANEHHSIIVKQLEKIGCSCDWDRERFTLDEGLSNAVREVFVELYNQGLIYRGKYLINYCPSCGTALANDEVEHEEVAGALYHVKYQIEGKDEYIEIATTRPETILADVAIAVHPDDERYAHLTEQDVLILPIVGRKLRLVKDTYVDKEFGTGALKITPAHDPNDFAIAQRHNLEIINILNADGTFNENTPSNYQGKTVKEARALIIHELEKLGAFVGKDNIKHQVGHCYRCHNVVEPYYSDQWFVKMKPLAEKAYKAVNDGNTKIYPERWINTYNHWMTDIRDWCISRQLWWGHRIPVWYCDDCGEMMVSKTDITECTKCKSKNIHQDEDVLDTWFSSWLWPFSTFGWPEVNEELKYFYPTTALVTGYDILFFWVARMIMAGTHFMNDVPFKDVYLNGLIRDKIGRKMSKSLGNGIDPIEIIDEHGADAFRFTLSFITSLGGQDIWLDRELFKMGGKFANKIYNSAKYIFGNIDDNANIKDLDSYTLENKDKWILSRLQKAIESTTQKLKEYRFDEASQTIYKFYWNEFCDWYIEISKFDLKDESKKEKTIAVLLYVLEESMAMIHPFMPFITEEIYSNLPKHNIDSKALMIREYPKSNAKYIFEDIEKDFNLIQDIVSGIRNSRSSFNLPPNKKLDVIIRYTSDYFKNTAESYKDIISALSLTESLNIVSSAESERNKGSFVKVFEGGEINVNLVGIIDLEAEKKRLEKEAAGYKKDLEAVNKKLSNENFMKKAKQEAIDTENRKKKEFEDKLKGIEEVLSSL; encoded by the coding sequence ATGAAACACACTTTAGAAGGGTCATACACCCCTAAAAATATTGAGGACAAATTATATAATTTCTGGAAAGAGAATGGATTTTTTCATGCTGTTATGGATAAAAATAAAGAGCCATATTCTATAGTCATACCTCCTCCAAATGTTACAGGCGTACTTCATATGGGACATGGTCTTAATAATACTCTTCAGGATATACTTATAAGATTCCATAGAATGCTTGGAAAATGTACTTTATGGATGCCTGGTACTGACCATGCCGGTATTGCTACTCAAAACGTTGTAGAAAGAAGATTAAAGGCTGAAGGCAAAAATAAACATGATTTAGGAAGAGAGGCATTCGTTAAAAAAACTTGGGAAGTAGCTAATGAACATCACTCTATCATAGTAAAACAATTAGAGAAAATAGGATGCTCATGCGATTGGGATAGAGAGAGATTCACTCTTGATGAAGGACTTAGTAATGCTGTTAGAGAGGTATTCGTTGAGCTTTATAATCAAGGTTTAATATATAGAGGAAAATATCTTATTAACTACTGTCCTAGCTGCGGTACTGCTTTAGCTAATGATGAGGTAGAACACGAAGAAGTTGCCGGTGCTTTATACCATGTTAAATACCAAATAGAAGGAAAAGATGAATATATTGAAATAGCTACTACAAGACCTGAAACTATTTTGGCTGACGTTGCTATTGCTGTTCACCCAGATGATGAAAGATATGCACATCTTACAGAACAAGATGTTTTAATACTTCCTATAGTAGGCAGAAAATTAAGACTTGTAAAAGATACTTATGTTGATAAAGAGTTTGGTACAGGAGCTTTAAAAATCACTCCAGCACATGACCCTAATGACTTTGCTATAGCTCAAAGACATAATTTAGAAATAATAAATATACTTAATGCAGACGGTACATTCAATGAAAATACACCTTCTAATTATCAAGGTAAAACAGTTAAAGAGGCAAGAGCTTTAATAATACATGAACTTGAAAAATTAGGTGCTTTCGTTGGAAAAGATAATATTAAACACCAAGTAGGACACTGTTATAGATGTCATAATGTTGTAGAGCCTTATTACAGCGATCAATGGTTTGTAAAAATGAAGCCTTTAGCAGAAAAAGCATACAAGGCTGTTAATGACGGAAATACAAAAATATATCCTGAAAGATGGATTAACACTTATAATCACTGGATGACTGATATCAGAGATTGGTGTATAAGCAGACAATTATGGTGGGGACATAGAATTCCTGTTTGGTACTGCGATGACTGCGGCGAGATGATGGTATCAAAAACAGATATTACAGAATGTACTAAGTGTAAATCTAAAAATATCCATCAGGATGAAGATGTACTTGATACTTGGTTCTCTTCTTGGTTATGGCCTTTCTCTACTTTTGGATGGCCTGAAGTTAATGAAGAATTAAAATACTTCTATCCTACTACTGCGCTTGTTACAGGTTATGATATATTGTTCTTCTGGGTTGCTAGAATGATTATGGCAGGAACTCATTTTATGAATGATGTGCCTTTCAAAGATGTTTATCTTAACGGACTTATAAGAGATAAAATCGGAAGAAAAATGTCTAAGAGTTTAGGAAATGGTATTGACCCAATAGAAATTATTGATGAGCATGGAGCTGATGCATTCAGATTCACTTTATCATTCATAACTTCATTAGGCGGTCAGGATATTTGGCTTGACAGAGAACTTTTCAAAATGGGCGGAAAGTTTGCTAATAAAATCTACAACAGTGCTAAATATATTTTTGGTAATATTGATGATAATGCTAATATAAAAGATTTAGACAGTTACACTCTTGAAAATAAAGATAAATGGATATTATCAAGACTTCAGAAAGCTATAGAATCAACTACTCAAAAATTAAAAGAGTATAGATTCGATGAAGCTTCTCAAACAATTTATAAATTCTATTGGAATGAATTCTGTGATTGGTACATAGAAATAAGTAAATTCGATTTGAAAGATGAAAGCAAAAAAGAAAAAACTATTGCTGTATTATTATATGTACTTGAAGAATCAATGGCTATGATTCACCCATTTATGCCATTCATAACAGAAGAAATTTACTCTAATTTACCAAAGCATAATATTGATTCAAAAGCATTGATGATTAGAGAGTATCCTAAATCTAATGCTAAATATATATTTGAAGATATAGAAAAAGATTTCAACTTGATTCAGGATATTGTTTCAGGAATAAGAAATTCACGTTCATCATTTAATTTGCCACCAAATAAAAAACTTGATGTAATAATTCGCTATACTTCAGATTATTTCAAAAATACTGCAGAAAGCTATAAGGATATTATATCAGCACTTTCACTTACAGAATCATTGAATATAGTTTCTTCAGCAGAAAGTGAGAGAAATAAAGGTTCATTTGTTAAAGTATTTGAAGGCGGTGAAATCAATGTTAATCTTGTAGGCATAATAGATTTAGAGGCAGAGAAGAAAAGATTAGAAAAAGAAGCAGCAGGATACAAAAAAGATTTGGAAGCTGTAAACAAAAAACTTTCTAATGAAAACTTTATGAAGAAAGCTAAACAGGAAGCTATTGACACAGAAAACAGAAAGAAAAAAGAGTTTGAAGATAAATTAAAAGGTATAGAGGAAGTTTTATCATCTCTATAA
- a CDS encoding bifunctional folylpolyglutamate synthase/dihydrofolate synthase gives MNNMNEALDYIYSFMGKKTLHKNSFNHINNVKGILKILGYKQIFKVIHVTGTKGKGSTTLVLSKMLSSIGYKAAAFISPHIINERERISINEEWISEEDFINITKKIKNIIDNNEIYSNVTVFEIFTIMGLYYFFIKGVDYACIEVGIGGKLDCTNIVESDISILTSISYDHMEILGYTIEEITTQKAGIIKHNSVVISACQEENSIKIIEDISKENNCKLYVFKRDFDAEIILNSNEKLEFNYLDNNKKYSFSTVLLGEHQAENISLSFKALNILLKADNNHTEKNINKAVKSLKDFRINARLTFMHKNPDIIVDGAHNSKSLERILNTIYKWYDDIIILFAPLSQKDIKNMAEVLKKHDSLIVLSSPDNIAHKETDSYKTYKYFNDNSNVKHIPNFHEAVENLKSINKTDKPVLVIGSLYAASEFISLYKNRDI, from the coding sequence ATGAACAATATGAATGAAGCTTTAGACTATATATACTCATTTATGGGTAAGAAAACACTGCATAAAAATAGTTTTAATCATATAAACAATGTAAAAGGTATATTAAAAATTTTAGGATATAAACAGATTTTTAAAGTTATACATGTAACAGGAACAAAAGGAAAAGGTTCTACTACATTAGTATTATCTAAAATGCTTTCGTCTATAGGCTATAAGGCAGCAGCTTTCATATCGCCTCATATAATAAATGAAAGAGAAAGAATATCTATAAATGAAGAATGGATAAGCGAAGAAGATTTTATAAATATAACAAAGAAAATAAAGAATATTATAGATAATAATGAAATATATAGTAATGTAACTGTATTTGAAATATTTACAATAATGGGGCTATATTACTTCTTTATAAAAGGCGTTGATTATGCATGTATTGAAGTTGGCATAGGAGGAAAATTAGACTGCACTAATATAGTAGAATCTGATATAAGCATTCTCACATCAATATCTTATGATCATATGGAAATATTGGGATATACTATAGAAGAAATAACTACTCAAAAAGCTGGCATCATAAAACATAATTCTGTTGTAATATCAGCATGTCAGGAAGAAAATTCAATAAAGATAATAGAAGATATATCAAAAGAAAATAACTGTAAATTATATGTTTTTAAAAGAGATTTTGATGCAGAAATAATATTAAACAGCAATGAAAAATTAGAATTTAATTATTTGGATAATAATAAGAAATATAGTTTTTCAACTGTTTTGCTTGGAGAACATCAGGCAGAAAATATATCTCTTTCTTTTAAAGCATTAAATATACTTCTTAAAGCAGATAATAATCATACAGAAAAAAATATTAATAAGGCAGTAAAGTCTTTAAAAGATTTTCGTATAAATGCAAGACTTACCTTTATGCATAAAAATCCTGATATAATAGTAGACGGAGCACATAATTCAAAATCATTAGAAAGGATACTTAACACTATATATAAATGGTATGATGATATTATAATATTATTTGCACCTTTGAGTCAGAAAGATATAAAAAATATGGCTGAAGTATTAAAAAAACATGATTCATTAATAGTACTAAGTTCGCCTGATAATATAGCCCATAAAGAAACAGACAGCTATAAAACTTATAAATATTTTAATGATAATAGCAATGTTAAGCATATACCTAATTTTCATGAGGCAGTTGAAAATTTAAAATCAATTAATAAAACTGATAAGCCTGTACTTGTAATAGGTTCATTGTATGCAGCTAGTGAATTTATAAGTTTATATAAAAATAGGGATATATAA